Sequence from the Methanosarcina siciliae T4/M genome:
TGCCATGCTGCTTGATGCAATTGCAGCCCCGCACCCGAAGGTCTGGAACTTCACGTCCACAATCATGTCTCCGTCGACTTTGAGAAAGATCTTCATTATATCTCCGCACTTTGCGTTCCCGACCTCTCCTACTCCGTCGCAGTCCTCAATGCTTCCCATGTTTCTCGGATTTGAAAAATGATCCATCACTTTAGCGCTGTAATCCATGAATTTTCCTCTCGTACTGTTTTTGATTTTCAGATTCCCAAAACGGTTATACTTATCCGGGTTCCTTTTTGTTAAAATGGTCCTGATTTTTTTATTCAAAGAGCCCTGTATTCCTGAGGGGTCAGCGGCGACATGTTCCTGAGTTTCTGAACAATCTCGGGGAGAACCTCAAGCACCCTGTCCACATCTTCCTGAGTATTCATCCTCCCAAGGCTCAATCTCAGGGAACCGTGGACGATCTCCTGCGGAACTCCGCAGGCCGTGAGCACATGCGAGGGTTCAAGAGAAGTGGAGTTGCATGCGCTTCCCGTGGATGCAAAAATTCCCTTTGCGTTCAGGAGCAGCAGGAGAGACTCCCCTTCAATGTATTCGAAAGTGACATTTACGTTGTTTGCAAGCCTCTCTGCAGGATGTCCGTTCAGGTGGGTCTTCGTGATCTGGAGGAGGTTTTCAATCAGGCGCTCTCTCATTTCCAGCAGGGATTTATTCGTTCCTTCCATTTCGTCAACTGCAAGCTCTATGGCTTTCCCGAGCCCCACTATGGAAGGGACGTTCTCGGTTCCTGCCCTCCGTTTTCTTTCCTGAGCTCCTCCGTGGAGTAGAGCTTCGATTTTTGTCCCTCTTCTTATGTAGAACGCTCCGCAGCCCTTTGGCCCTTCGAACTTATGCCCTGAAAGGGATAAGAGGTCGATATTCATTTTTTTGACATCTACAGGAATGTGCCCGACTGCCTGCACAGCGTCCGTGTGGAAATATATCCTGTTTTCCCTTGCGATTTTTCCAAGTTCTTCGACGGGCTGAATTGTCCCTATCTCATTATTTGCAAGCATTATGGAAATGAGAATCGTATCGTCCCTGATCGAATTCTTCAGATCTTCCGGGGAGACTCTCCCATACCGGTCAACCGGAAGATATGTCACTTCAAACCCCTGCCCTTCGAGCCAGGCACAGGCGTGCAGGACGGCATGATGTTCGATCGATGAGGTGATTATGTGTTTTCCTCTGCTCCTGTTTGCAAAGGCTATCCCCTTTACTGCCCAGTTATCGGACTCGGTGCCTCCTGAAGTGAAGTATATCTCGTTTTCTTCAGCCCCGATAGCATCTGCAACCCTTTTTCTTGCTTTTTCCACCGCATGTTTTGAGGTTTTCCCGAGTTCATAGATGGAAGAAGGGTTTCCGAAATTATCGGTCAGGTAGGGGAGCATCTCCTCAACCACTTCTTTTCGTACGGGAGTCGTAGCAGAGTTGTCCATGTAAACGGTTCTGTTTTCAATTGTCACGTCTTCACCTTCACAATTGTGATTTGTATTAACAATTGTGACTATTTAAGTTTTGTCCTGAAAAACACCCTGCAGAAAAAAACGAAACCTCTATAATTTAGCAGTTATCCAAAAATTATTGCTCTGCAAGGAAATCTTATTATTATTTTTCCTACTGATAATAAATATATATGTACATGCATTATATCTCACATTTCGACCCCCCCTTTAATTTTCCCCTGAATTATGGTTCAATTACCATAATTTCTAGTTAATCCCATCAGTTCTTTTTTGAAAAAGTTCAAACTCTTGATTTCATTAACCAAGTGTTACATCACAAACTGTATAGCTACCGCTACATATTTTCCGAAATATAACCTTTTATTCAGCCTTATTCAGGAAGTTCACCCAGACTCGAGATTCAAGCCCAGTACCTTTACCAACTTGTTCAGGTGATCTACTTTTCCATTTTTTGTGATAATCACACGCTTTCCATCTATAGTCATGATATAATGGAAGGAAAGCAACCTCAGCATTTTTTCTGCTGTAGGGTTTTTCAGGATAGACCTCCCAAAATCAATACGTAAAGGCTCATTTTCCTTTTTCAGATTTTCTCTTGCTGTAATCCTCATAAGTACCCTTACTAATAAGGAAACATGCAGCAGCATAAGCAATGCTTCAATACGTTCTGGTTTTTCCAGAAATATCCTGTAAAACATAGAAGGTTTTTTCAATTCTTCAAAGTTCGTTTCAACAACTTGTTGGTTTTTATATAACTGAAAGATTTCCTTATTGTTTTTTGTATCGAAGGGAACATTTGTAATCAGTACTACAGTTTCCAACGACTGATGGCGCTTTTCCATTTTTTCCTTGTTTTGCTCAAGGCTTTTGAGTTTAACGTAAAATTCACTGGTGATTTTCAATTTTTGTTGACTCTTGGAGGGTCTTCCTTTCGGTCTTTTTTCAATTGTTTCTTCTTGGATCTCAAATGTGACATTGAATAATGAGGGTTTGTACTTCTTAGCAAATTCATCCATTGCTTTCCTGGCATCTGCTTCGCAAGCGAATGGTTTTTTAAACTCTTTCTTTATTCCTTCCTCAATTTTTTCTCGTTCCTTTTTACTTTCATTGGCTAACCTTTCATCACCATCAAGCTTTCTAAAAACGACTAACCGACATTCATTTCCATGAACAATTTTATCAAAACCTTGCACTTCATACTTTGTTGCTCTTTTAGATTCTTCATCTTTACAGCAAGGTCCTACGTATTCCCATTCATTGAGCGAATAAGCCTCAGATACAGTCTTTTCTGCAATCCTGGAACAGAATTTCTCTGGGCACCTGGAGATGAAACTGAAAGGATTTGTTTTATCGAAAAGGACTCCAAAATTCTTTTTATTCACCAGTTTCGAATCTGCTATGAAGATCGAATCACTATACATTTCACCAAATAAATCCCTGAAATGGCGCATAGCATCTGGGAGCCAAACAGTATCAGCAGTGTTCCCATCAAGTGTTTCTGTGTAAAGAGGAAGTCCTAATTCGTTTGTAATCATTCCGCTCATAATTTGTTTTTTATCAGGACGCTTATCTTTGCTATAACCGTAAGTGACCTTCAAACCTTCATAATTTTCCTCTTCACAAACCTTAGAATCTCCGTAGTAAACATGAGATGTAGTGTCCACTTGGAATATTCGACCGAATGGAATTTTGAAGTTTGCAAAAACTTGTGATACTACCATGCTGAAAAGACCTGGGCAACCTGCTTCATGAACTCGATCCAGCAACAGACCTAAACAATCATCATTGAAGTATGAGTGGGGATAATCTTTTCCAAAAACAAGCTCAGTATCCATGAATTCAACAATCTCTTCAACAGAGCATAAAGGATATCGTTTATCTGCGCGAAAAAAAGGAGTTAGCACTATACTCAGTGCCAGAGTTCCTGGCGGAACTCTCCATTGATCTCGATCCCATTGGATGTTGTCATTGATAATGGCTTCAAAAGAAATTTGATTTAAATAATGTTTAGGAGCCAAAACTGTGAATGGGGTCGTATTTGTCTGTGGAAATTCATTTGTATTCAAGTGTTCGGAAATATTATCACAGTTGGAAGTATTTTTCATGCGAGATAACTCTCTGTTTTTATTTTAGGCTTTGAAGAATTTGTTTGTTATGTTATGTATTATATGCAGGACGTTATAAAAATCAAATCCTTAGGAATAATGTGAAGATGAGAATCGTTTATAAAAATTGAATGAAGAAAAAATTAGGTCTTATCGGGAAGATGGGGTCGAAATGTGAGTTATATTTGTTCGCAATCGCAAAACCTCAAAAAGTGATGATAATTATGGAAACTCCGTGTCAGAAGATTGTGTGGGATCTGGTCCCCGCAATAAGGGCCAGTCTTGCAATCGAACTTGTAAATAAAGGACAGTCACAGGCAGCTTCCGCAAAGCTGCTGGGGATTGCCCCGTCGGCAGTTTCCCAGTATATTTCGGGAAAAAGGGGGTACAGGATCGAGTTTCAGGGTGAGACGAAAGAATTGATCGAAAAACTTGCTCAGGACTTGATCGACAAAAAAGTCGACGACTTTGTTCCAAGGATCTGCCGGATCTGTACAAGTGCAAGAGGGATCGAAGGCAGTTGCAGTAGCACCTGTGTTACCGAGGAACCGGCAGCTAAAGAGAAAAAACAGAAGTGAACTGAAAGCTAAAAAGTGAACTGAAAGAAATGAGTATTTTGATTTTGAATAAGTTCGCTTTACTCAGTCTATTTTATAACCTTAACTCTGCCTCATATAGGAATTTTTGGTTCAAGAAAATTATTCTCTCATTCCGGGGGACATTTCTTTAATTTTATCGTATCTCTTAATTGCGGCACTGGATTCCAAATTGTTATTCCTCTAACTGGCAGGCGGGATCCGGTATCGCGTGGCGAAGAGGGGGTACTGAAAAATCTACTTTGGGACTTCGGAATAGATCAATCAGTTAATCAGGGACAACCAAAACAAAGTGAAATAGAAAAGAGGTGGCGCACAAAAATGCGCCTGACTTTCAAAAGGAGCAGGCTTAAACACCTGTGGAATCGATTGTATTGTGTGATGCAGGTTCCGGGACCTCCTCTTCTTCGTCTTCAAACCTGAGCCTGAAAGCTTTATTCAGGAAGTCGGGTGAGAATTGCGGTGTCATAAGGCTTACCGCGATCAGGGTAAGGATAGAGATAGGAGTTGCGATCAGGATAGGGTCTACAACGGTCCAGGTGCCCGAAAGCAAGGTTGCTTTCCCGAAAATTGCCTGGCAGATCCCTAGAGGCACTGCTTCTGATGCATGGACAAAAGTCAGCCAGAAGAGGCTGCTTAAAGATCCGATTACAAGGCTTGTGGTTGCTCCGGCTTTTGTCGTACGTTTCCAGAATAGGGCTCCGATGAACAGGGGCAGGAAAGCAGATGTACAGAGGCCCATGAACATTGCCGTAGCTCTTGCAATAATACTTCCGGGCAGAATGTACGCCAGAAAGACCGCGGCCAGGATGGTGAAGGCAATTCCCAGTCTTGTGACATGGACGGTCGCCGAGGACTTGCCTTTCATGAGGCTCTGCTGGTAGACGTCGTATCCTATGGCTGTACCCATTGTATGGAACTGGGCAGCTGCGGTGGACATTGCCGCTGCGAGAAGGCTGAGCATGAAGAGTGCTACAAACATTTCAGGCATTGCATGGTTCAGGAAGGTAGGCATTATAAGGTCAGTGTTTCCATCCGGGACGACCTGAAGGGAAATCATGCCTGTGGTCCTGTAGAAATATACATTGGAAAGAGCCCCTACAACATACGCGACTCCTGCCATTATCAAGATAAACGGGCCGCCGACAGCGACTGCTCTTTTCAGGGAGCGGTCATCTTTTACAGTCATGAACCTGACCGCGAGCTGAGGCTGCGCAAGCACACCTATTCCGACTCCCAATATGAGTGTGGAAATCATTGTCCACCATAAAGGAGACCCGGATGCCGGCATTGAAGTCCAGCCCTGATGTCCCCGGTCTATAAGGGCCTGGGGCACAAGGTTTGCCATACTGGTAAGGGCCTGGTGGGCTTCAACGACTCCTCCAAGCTTGACATAAGTAAAGACCAGCAGAAAACCCATTCCCAGTAACATCAGGACCGCTTGCATAGCATCCACATACATTACTGAAAGCAGTCCTCCCTTGAGGACGTAAGAAGCGATTATAATAGTGAAGATTATAAGGGCAATATTGTAGTTAACTCCCAGAGTTGTCTCAAGGAATCTCCCGGCTCCTATGATAACGCTTGCAGCGTAAAGTGGCATAAAAATACCGATCAGAAGCCCGGAAAAAGCCTGAATAAACCTTGACTGGAAGCGTTTTCCTATGAATTCAGGATAAGTTATAGCTCCAAGGTTCAGCCCCATACGCCGGGTACGAGGGCCAAAAATAACAAAGGCGATGAATATCCCGAAAAAGATATTCATAAAAACAAGCCACAGAAGCCCCATTCCTATTGAGGCGGCTACTCCTCCGAAGCCTATTATTGCAGAGGTGCTGATAAACGCAGCTCCGTAGGAAAGGGCCATGATTGCAGGGTGCACTCCTCTACCGGCAAGCATATATCCTTCGGTCTGGGAATTCTTCCTGTATCCCAGGTAGGCAACGTAGAAAGTGGCTGTAAGATAAATGATAACAAACAGGATCAGGGTTGAAGTACTTATTGCCATAAAAATCATTCCGGATATTGTTAATGCGATTGGTTCCCTTTCTTATGGCATTATCGAAAAAGTCGGTTGAAGCGAGATATAATGCGTGAAAGGGAAAGCATGACCTGGACCTCTCTCTTTTACTGGTCCTGAACTGATGTCCTCGGAGTCCCGTTCTTGACTACCTGTTCTTCTTCCCCGCCTCTCCAATTCAATACCCCGTAAACCATGCATCCGAGTGCGCTTAATACGCAAAATACATATGCAAGCCAGATCTGTGGATCATCAATTCCTAACATCTACACACCTACCAACAATTTCCTGCTACCAGCTAACATGACACTTGTTAACACAGTACATTATAGCTTTTTGTTATTTAAATATGTTGAGCGGGGTAAATTTCGCATTAAAGTTAATTCTTTAGGAAATATGCCCTTTGTTCAGGGAGTTTTCAATTTCTTTCTCCCCCCTGCAGCCGGGTTTACTCCATTCCTTTTCCCAACTTCCCTGCATTCGCAGTCGGCCTCCCAGCCAGATAAATACCGATTGTCAGGCTGCCCCCGGGCCCGGGAGAAACTGACTGACAAAAAATATTCTTCCCGGTAAAAAAGCGCTTCCTTAGATCCGGAAAATATCTCGAGAGTATTGAAAAAGGCTACTATGAAAAGAAAAAACTTACAGGTGAACCCCTTTCAGGGCTCATTGTTTTCTTTTGTGGATTTCTCCCTGGGATTTTTTATCTCTGCGTGCACTCGGTAATTTCCCCGCTGAGGTCTTCTCTTAGCATGCCGGCAGCTTTTTCGAAATCATCGGTCTGGCCAAGTACCCACATAAGCTTGACAAGGGCAGTTTCGGGAAGAGTATCTTCTCCTTCGATTGCCCCGGCTTTCAGCATATCCCTGCCTGTGTCGTAGACGCGGTCGCAGATCCTGCCGTTAAGGCACTGGGAAGTAACTATTACGGGCATTTTTGCATCCGCAGCTTTTTGGAGCAGGGGAATCCATTTTGTGGAAACGTGTCCCAGGCCTGTCCCTTCAATAACAAGCCCTTTGTAGCCGTTACTTATATAGTAATCAAGGACCGTCGGATCCGCTCCCGGAGTGAACTTCACAAGGGCACACTTAGGTTCCATTCCCGGTTTGAATTTCAGGGCCTTTTCTCCGCGTCGGGTGTAGTCAATAAATGTCTTTATATCTCCTGTGCTGTAGTCTACTGTTCCTACCGGGAGGGAGTTTACGGACTTGAAAGCGTCCCTGCGGGAGGTATGAAGCTTCCTGACTTTTGTTCCGCGATGGATTTCACAGAAGTCGTCCGAGGTTGTGCCGTGCATGACCACCACGATTTCGGCAATATCGCTTATGGCAACCCGGGCTGCACAGATTGCGTTCATGGCGTTGTCGCTGCTCGGGCGGTCCGCGCTCCTCTGGGAACCAACAAATACGATGGGTACGGGCGTTTCGATCATGAAGGAAAGGGCTGCGGCCGAGTACATCATTGTGTCTGTCCCGTGAGTTATAATTACTCCATCAGCTCCGGCTTCGATCTCTTCTACAACGGCTTTTGCGAGGTTTTGCCAGGAGTAGGAGTCCATGTTTTCGGAGAGGATGCTTGAGATTACTCTGCCTTTGAAGTCCGCAATCTCAATCAGTTCCGGGATTGCGGCGAGGATATCGTCAGCAGTAAACTGGGAAGTGACTGCACCTGTACGGTAGTCTATTTTGCTGGCAATCGTTCCACCCGTGGAAAGAATTGAGATTTTCGGGAGTTTTTTCCCGGATTCGGGAAGTTTTTCTTCGTCGGTTTTACAGCTTTTCCCGCCTTTTCTGTCTCCTTTTGCAGTTTCTCCGTTCTTTTCAAGAAGGGTTATCCCGACCTTATCAATGGAAAAACCGGCGTTATACCCGCTTTTCATTTTTATTGTGATATATCCTTCCATGGAAGGCATCACTTTGCCTTCATAGACAGTACCGTTCTTTTCGATGCGTACCCAATCGCCCTGTTTGAATTCCATGAATAATCCCTTTTCCGCTGGTTTTTGAGGTGCCGTATAATTTGCGTGATAGTAAGAGGTCTGAATAATATTAAAGTTCGATGCGTTATTGAAACTAAATGGGTTTTTAAAATTAAATGTGTTCTTAAATTAAATGTGTTATTGAATTTGCCTGTTCTCAGGCTTTCCTGTATTCATCGACTACTTCAAGCAGGGCTTCAAAAGCAGAGTCAATCGAATCTTTGATGGTTGCAATCTCCTGCTCGTTCAGTTCAAGTTCGGTCTGCCGCCTTCCAAGGTAGTGCTGCATTTCTTCCGGAGCAGGTCCTCCCTCAATCTTTCTCCTCTTTATGTTGGAGACCGGGTTAAGAGCTTCCTTTACCATCTTTTCCGTCAGGCCCTTACTTGAAAGCGATTCTCCGAGCACGATTTCTGCCACAGAGTTAATTTTTTCTATTGTGGGCTTTTCCCCTTCCTTTGCAAGCATCCCGACAATCTGGTGGGCAGTTCTGAAGGGAATTCCTGTCTCCCGGACAAAGGTGTCCGCAAGCTCGGTAGCCGTTGTAAAGCCTGTTACGGACTGGGCTGAAAGCACATCCGCATGGATTTTCATGGTCCTTACCATTCCTTCCATTACTCTTACCGACGCCCTTACGGTTTCTACCGAATGCCAGATATTGGGTGTTGCTTCCTGCAGGTCGCGGTTATAACTCAGGGGCAGGCCCTTGCAGATCGTAAGGAGGGACATAAGGGCTCCCACTGCAACTCCGGTTTTTCCGCGCATTAATTCAGCGGTATCCGGGTTTTTCTTCTGGGGCATAATCGAGGAGGTGGAGGCGTACGTGTCGTCCAGTTCTATGAAATTGAACTCGGATGAAGACCAGATTACAAGTTCTTCAGCCATCCGGCTCAGGTTTATCATGAGGTTTGAAAAGACCGAGGCACATTCGATCAGGAAGTCCCGGTTGCTGACCGCGTCCATCGAATTTTCCAGCAAGCCTTCGAAGCCCAGAAGTTCCTGGGTCCTTTTCCTGTTGAGGTTAAAACCGGTAGAGGCAAATGCAGCAGCTCCGAGCGGGCAGAGGTTAACCCTGGAAAAGGCGTCCTGCACCCGATCAAAGTCTCTGCCGAGTGCCGCTTCGTGGGCACAGAGGTGGTGGGCGAGGGTGGTCGGCTGGGCGTGCTGAAGGTGGGTAAAACCGGGCATGAGGGTTTCTGTATGTTTTTCTGCCAGAGAAACAAGGGTTTTTCTGAGGGCAAAGATCTCTTCGAGCAGGCCGAGAAGTTCTTCTCTCAGGGTCAGCCTGATGCAGGTTGCAACCTCATCGTTTCTTGAGCGCCCGGAGTGCATCCTGCCTCCCACATCTTCTCCAACCATGTCGATGAGCCTGGATTCAAGGGAGATATGGATGTCTTCATAGCTGAAGTCGAGTTTTTCCATTCCTTCTTCCCGGATTTTCAAAAGCCCTCCGAGGATTTTGCTGCAGTCTTCCGCACTTATAATGCCCTGTTCTTTCAACATTACTGTGTGAGCAAGGTCCACTGCTACGTCAGCACTAAAAATCCACCTATCGGCCTCCATTGAAGAAGTGTAACGTAAAATTTCCTCGTCCGGGGCTGCTTCCAGCCTTCCTCTGCGTAAAATGTTGCTCATCGGTTTTCCTCAGTATAATTGTGAAGTAAGTCTAATATTGTGAGAGTCTTTATGTAATAAAGGATTCTGTGAGATAAATGATACTGTGAGCTTGTTCGGGATCTCTATTGATCTTAATCTCTATTGATCTTAATATCTTAGTCTCTGTTTTATCTTCTTTTTCGGGAATGCAAGATATGAATCTCTGTGGCGTGGTATTATTCCGAACACTTAAATATGAATCGGTTTTCAGGGAGTTTCCTGTATGGTAAATGAATACCACGAGTTTTTACCATTTTTCGTAATAAATAAAAATAAGTACCTGGGTTATTCAATTTTTACATAAAGTCTGTTTCTTGATAACCTTGCGTGTGGTGAAAAACTCAAAGTGGATTTTCTACATGGCCTTATTGAGAGTATTATAAATATCTGGTGAACAACTCTTTGATAGGAGTAAGAGTCGGGAAAAGAGTTGAGAAGGGAATCTGGAAAGCACTCGTGG
This genomic interval carries:
- the nifU gene encoding Fe-S cluster assembly scaffold protein NifU, producing the protein MDYSAKVMDHFSNPRNMGSIEDCDGVGEVGNAKCGDIMKIFLKVDGDMIVDVKFQTFGCGAAIASSSMATELIKGKTLKEAWELSNKAVAEALDGLPPIKMHCSMLAEEAIHEAINDYLQKKGLEPWD
- the nifS gene encoding cysteine desulfurase NifS; its protein translation is MENRTVYMDNSATTPVRKEVVEEMLPYLTDNFGNPSSIYELGKTSKHAVEKARKRVADAIGAEENEIYFTSGGTESDNWAVKGIAFANRSRGKHIITSSIEHHAVLHACAWLEGQGFEVTYLPVDRYGRVSPEDLKNSIRDDTILISIMLANNEIGTIQPVEELGKIARENRIYFHTDAVQAVGHIPVDVKKMNIDLLSLSGHKFEGPKGCGAFYIRRGTKIEALLHGGAQERKRRAGTENVPSIVGLGKAIELAVDEMEGTNKSLLEMRERLIENLLQITKTHLNGHPAERLANNVNVTFEYIEGESLLLLLNAKGIFASTGSACNSTSLEPSHVLTACGVPQEIVHGSLRLSLGRMNTQEDVDRVLEVLPEIVQKLRNMSPLTPQEYRAL
- a CDS encoding IS1634 family transposase, producing the protein MKNTSNCDNISEHLNTNEFPQTNTTPFTVLAPKHYLNQISFEAIINDNIQWDRDQWRVPPGTLALSIVLTPFFRADKRYPLCSVEEIVEFMDTELVFGKDYPHSYFNDDCLGLLLDRVHEAGCPGLFSMVVSQVFANFKIPFGRIFQVDTTSHVYYGDSKVCEEENYEGLKVTYGYSKDKRPDKKQIMSGMITNELGLPLYTETLDGNTADTVWLPDAMRHFRDLFGEMYSDSIFIADSKLVNKKNFGVLFDKTNPFSFISRCPEKFCSRIAEKTVSEAYSLNEWEYVGPCCKDEESKRATKYEVQGFDKIVHGNECRLVVFRKLDGDERLANESKKEREKIEEGIKKEFKKPFACEADARKAMDEFAKKYKPSLFNVTFEIQEETIEKRPKGRPSKSQQKLKITSEFYVKLKSLEQNKEKMEKRHQSLETVVLITNVPFDTKNNKEIFQLYKNQQVVETNFEELKKPSMFYRIFLEKPERIEALLMLLHVSLLVRVLMRITARENLKKENEPLRIDFGRSILKNPTAEKMLRLLSFHYIMTIDGKRVIITKNGKVDHLNKLVKVLGLNLESG
- a CDS encoding transcriptional regulator, encoding MKKKLGLIGKMGSKCELYLFAIAKPQKVMIIMETPCQKIVWDLVPAIRASLAIELVNKGQSQAASAKLLGIAPSAVSQYISGKRGYRIEFQGETKELIEKLAQDLIDKKVDDFVPRICRICTSARGIEGSCSSTCVTEEPAAKEKKQK
- a CDS encoding sodium:solute symporter family protein, which translates into the protein MAISTSTLILFVIIYLTATFYVAYLGYRKNSQTEGYMLAGRGVHPAIMALSYGAAFISTSAIIGFGGVAASIGMGLLWLVFMNIFFGIFIAFVIFGPRTRRMGLNLGAITYPEFIGKRFQSRFIQAFSGLLIGIFMPLYAASVIIGAGRFLETTLGVNYNIALIIFTIIIASYVLKGGLLSVMYVDAMQAVLMLLGMGFLLVFTYVKLGGVVEAHQALTSMANLVPQALIDRGHQGWTSMPASGSPLWWTMISTLILGVGIGVLAQPQLAVRFMTVKDDRSLKRAVAVGGPFILIMAGVAYVVGALSNVYFYRTTGMISLQVVPDGNTDLIMPTFLNHAMPEMFVALFMLSLLAAAMSTAAAQFHTMGTAIGYDVYQQSLMKGKSSATVHVTRLGIAFTILAAVFLAYILPGSIIARATAMFMGLCTSAFLPLFIGALFWKRTTKAGATTSLVIGSLSSLFWLTFVHASEAVPLGICQAIFGKATLLSGTWTVVDPILIATPISILTLIAVSLMTPQFSPDFLNKAFRLRFEDEEEEVPEPASHNTIDSTGV
- a CDS encoding symporter small accessory protein, translated to MLGIDDPQIWLAYVFCVLSALGCMVYGVLNWRGGEEEQVVKNGTPRTSVQDQ
- the gatD gene encoding Glu-tRNA(Gln) amidotransferase subunit GatD, which gives rise to MEFKQGDWVRIEKNGTVYEGKVMPSMEGYITIKMKSGYNAGFSIDKVGITLLEKNGETAKGDRKGGKSCKTDEEKLPESGKKLPKISILSTGGTIASKIDYRTGAVTSQFTADDILAAIPELIEIADFKGRVISSILSENMDSYSWQNLAKAVVEEIEAGADGVIITHGTDTMMYSAAALSFMIETPVPIVFVGSQRSADRPSSDNAMNAICAARVAISDIAEIVVVMHGTTSDDFCEIHRGTKVRKLHTSRRDAFKSVNSLPVGTVDYSTGDIKTFIDYTRRGEKALKFKPGMEPKCALVKFTPGADPTVLDYYISNGYKGLVIEGTGLGHVSTKWIPLLQKAADAKMPVIVTSQCLNGRICDRVYDTGRDMLKAGAIEGEDTLPETALVKLMWVLGQTDDFEKAAGMLREDLSGEITECTQR
- the argH gene encoding argininosuccinate lyase; the encoded protein is MSNILRRGRLEAAPDEEILRYTSSMEADRWIFSADVAVDLAHTVMLKEQGIISAEDCSKILGGLLKIREEGMEKLDFSYEDIHISLESRLIDMVGEDVGGRMHSGRSRNDEVATCIRLTLREELLGLLEEIFALRKTLVSLAEKHTETLMPGFTHLQHAQPTTLAHHLCAHEAALGRDFDRVQDAFSRVNLCPLGAAAFASTGFNLNRKRTQELLGFEGLLENSMDAVSNRDFLIECASVFSNLMINLSRMAEELVIWSSSEFNFIELDDTYASTSSIMPQKKNPDTAELMRGKTGVAVGALMSLLTICKGLPLSYNRDLQEATPNIWHSVETVRASVRVMEGMVRTMKIHADVLSAQSVTGFTTATELADTFVRETGIPFRTAHQIVGMLAKEGEKPTIEKINSVAEIVLGESLSSKGLTEKMVKEALNPVSNIKRRKIEGGPAPEEMQHYLGRRQTELELNEQEIATIKDSIDSAFEALLEVVDEYRKA